The Inediibacterium massiliense genome has a segment encoding these proteins:
- a CDS encoding amidase domain-containing protein, whose product MIVLVTIKKKYIAFVLGILIVIGYLCVNTSIQHVFVQDETRQKIQDIFHKRNQGILDKDENTIQKLYDTKLRYGIWAYEHEIKKMKYLHKWASKQGVVFTKIDSNTVVGKINDKGEKTTINLIASTTYEYFYENDPNIKNNFRIGTYHSLDVQKRGNEWVIIREWYTDPFADSMELDDMKTEEFKKYITDQKERDFSNMIERRKKALKYADEYCGAAAKENYIYNKKYINYNHLGGDCANFASQILYEGGEFRKNYTWNYTKEGSKSWINAHAFKNYMIYSGRASTVAYGTYDQVYKGAYKLLPGDFVAYEKKGKITHISVVTGADSKGYALVNSHNTDRYRVPWDLGWSDKKIKFHLVHVHF is encoded by the coding sequence TTGATTGTATTAGTAACCATAAAGAAAAAATATATTGCTTTTGTTTTAGGGATATTGATAGTAATAGGATATTTATGTGTGAATACATCGATCCAACATGTTTTTGTACAGGATGAAACGAGGCAAAAAATACAAGACATATTCCATAAAAGAAATCAAGGGATTTTAGATAAAGATGAAAATACCATTCAAAAGCTCTATGATACAAAATTAAGATATGGGATATGGGCTTATGAACACGAGATAAAAAAAATGAAGTATCTTCATAAATGGGCATCGAAACAGGGAGTTGTATTTACAAAGATTGATTCTAATACAGTAGTAGGTAAAATCAATGATAAAGGAGAAAAAACCACAATAAATTTGATTGCATCTACTACTTATGAATATTTTTATGAGAATGATCCCAATATAAAAAATAACTTTCGTATAGGCACTTATCATTCTTTAGATGTTCAAAAGAGAGGAAATGAATGGGTGATTATAAGAGAATGGTATACGGATCCTTTTGCGGATTCTATGGAACTTGATGATATGAAAACAGAAGAATTTAAAAAATATATTACAGATCAAAAGGAAAGAGATTTTTCCAATATGATAGAGAGAAGAAAAAAGGCATTAAAGTATGCAGATGAGTATTGTGGAGCAGCAGCAAAAGAAAATTATATCTACAATAAAAAATATATCAATTATAATCATTTAGGAGGAGATTGTGCAAATTTTGCTTCTCAGATTTTATATGAAGGAGGAGAATTTAGGAAAAATTATACATGGAATTATACAAAAGAAGGAAGTAAATCATGGATCAATGCTCATGCTTTTAAGAATTATATGATTTATAGTGGTAGAGCTTCTACAGTAGCTTATGGAACTTATGATCAAGTATACAAGGGTGCTTATAAGCTATTGCCAGGAGATTTTGTGGCCTATGAAAAAAAAGGGAAAATAACACATATATCTGTTGTAACAGGAGCAGATTCTAAAGGGTATGCTCTGGTAAATTCTCATAACACAGATAGATACAGAGTGCCTTGGGATCTAGGATGGAGTGATAAAAAAATAAAATTCCATCTTGTACATGTTCATTTTTAA
- a CDS encoding NAD(P)/FAD-dependent oxidoreductase → MKDLLEKGAVLQRDKDTYAIAPHIPGGIVSSDTLRKIADVADKYNAQALKLTSAQRIAIVGLKEEDLDHAWNDLNMKPGAAIGLCVRSVKFCPGTTFCKRGQQDSVGVGMKLDDLYHGMSLPNKLKIGVSGCPNSCAENHFRDIGIMGMPKGFTIEVGGKGGVKPRIGDVLYENVDEEEIFPIIDTIVKVYSENANKHERLGAYIDRVGLEQFKAQVENEKNCMV, encoded by the coding sequence ATGAAAGATTTATTAGAAAAGGGTGCAGTTTTACAAAGAGATAAGGATACTTATGCGATTGCACCTCATATACCAGGGGGAATTGTATCAAGTGATACATTAAGAAAGATTGCAGATGTAGCAGACAAGTACAACGCTCAAGCATTAAAGCTTACTTCTGCACAAAGAATTGCTATTGTAGGATTAAAAGAAGAGGATTTAGATCATGCATGGAATGATTTAAATATGAAGCCGGGAGCCGCTATTGGTCTTTGTGTACGAAGTGTAAAATTTTGTCCAGGGACTACCTTTTGCAAAAGAGGACAACAAGATTCAGTAGGTGTAGGAATGAAGCTAGACGATCTTTATCATGGCATGAGTCTTCCAAACAAGTTAAAGATTGGAGTAAGTGGATGTCCTAACTCTTGTGCAGAAAATCATTTTAGAGATATTGGAATTATGGGCATGCCTAAAGGCTTTACTATTGAAGTAGGAGGAAAAGGTGGAGTAAAACCTAGAATAGGTGATGTTTTGTATGAGAATGTAGATGAAGAAGAAATATTTCCAATTATTGATACGATTGTAAAGGTATATTCAGAAAATGCAAATAAGCATGAAAGACTAGGAGCATATATTGATAGAGTAGGACTTGAGCAGTTTAAAGCACAAGTTGAAAATGAAAAAAATTGCATGGTCTAA
- a CDS encoding methyl-accepting chemotaxis protein, with product MFRSKKIIHQLKEIAQNFKKNNYEIMDEEKYDDPLVKFFVRLINIINKNVSNIHQLMKGVIKGATQVSTFNVELSHISNQMKETSIKVKDSSETMGAAIQQTNASMMQVSETITEYASSAEHVSIQAQTLLSITENNDLLMKKIQQVNGEVSQRAISMNDDTNQLLDVIGNMKKIVEGINEIADHTNLLALNASIEAARAGENGRGFAVVAEEVRKLAENTREQLSSVENLMSSMEEASVKSRESVTYTIHSIDHMNAFIEEMSTSFLESTKAIESVSEGVKSMADSIEEIGASSQQVSAAMNSIGEDSDQLLYIADDLYSKSEKINDLGKEIEDIEKNMTELAHISGQMGNEDYFKITNEDFIENLEYAIKGHKQWMKSLKSMVENMEVYPIQIDGTKCKFGHFYYAVTPMHPEIIEIWKEIDEKHLDLHNTGHKVMDLIIDKNKDQAYMAYKDAIKLSEKVIEMFEKLKDMTEKLSTKGIEVF from the coding sequence ATGTTTCGTAGTAAAAAAATTATCCATCAATTGAAAGAAATAGCTCAAAATTTCAAGAAAAATAATTATGAAATAATGGATGAAGAAAAATATGATGATCCATTAGTGAAATTTTTTGTTCGATTGATAAACATTATCAATAAAAATGTTTCTAATATACATCAATTGATGAAGGGTGTGATCAAAGGTGCTACACAGGTAAGTACGTTTAATGTGGAATTATCTCATATATCTAATCAAATGAAAGAAACATCTATAAAAGTAAAGGACTCATCTGAAACCATGGGAGCTGCCATTCAGCAAACTAATGCAAGTATGATGCAAGTTAGTGAGACGATTACTGAATATGCATCTTCTGCAGAACATGTTTCTATTCAAGCACAAACACTACTTTCTATTACAGAAAATAATGATCTATTGATGAAAAAAATTCAGCAAGTAAATGGTGAAGTATCTCAAAGGGCTATATCTATGAACGATGATACAAATCAGCTTTTAGATGTAATTGGAAATATGAAAAAAATTGTTGAAGGCATTAATGAAATTGCAGATCATACAAATCTTTTAGCATTAAATGCAAGTATTGAAGCAGCGAGAGCAGGAGAAAATGGAAGAGGTTTTGCTGTAGTAGCAGAGGAAGTAAGAAAACTTGCAGAAAATACAAGAGAACAGTTAAGTAGTGTAGAAAATCTTATGAGTAGTATGGAAGAAGCTTCCGTAAAGAGTAGGGAGAGTGTTACTTATACTATTCATTCTATTGATCATATGAATGCATTCATAGAAGAGATGTCAACCTCGTTTTTAGAAAGTACAAAAGCAATAGAATCTGTAAGTGAAGGAGTAAAGTCAATGGCTGATAGTATAGAAGAAATTGGTGCTTCTAGCCAACAAGTAAGTGCAGCCATGAATTCTATTGGAGAAGATAGTGATCAGCTTCTTTATATTGCAGATGATTTATATAGTAAATCAGAAAAAATCAATGATTTGGGAAAAGAAATAGAAGATATAGAAAAAAATATGACAGAACTTGCTCATATTAGTGGACAAATGGGAAATGAAGATTATTTTAAAATTACTAATGAAGACTTTATAGAAAATCTTGAGTATGCTATCAAAGGACATAAACAATGGATGAAGTCTTTAAAAAGTATGGTAGAGAATATGGAAGTGTATCCTATACAGATAGATGGTACAAAATGTAAATTCGGACATTTTTATTATGCAGTTACTCCTATGCATCCTGAGATTATAGAAATATGGAAAGAAATTGATGAAAAGCATTTAGATTTGCACAACACTGGACATAAAGTCATGGACTTGATCATAGATAAGAATAAAGATCAAGCATATATGGCTTATAAAGATGCAATAAAGCTATCAGAAAAAGTAATAGAAATGTTTGAGAAATTAAAGGATATGACAGAAAAGTTATCCACTAAAGGAATAGAAGTATTTTAG
- a CDS encoding methyl-accepting chemotaxis protein: protein MSEKLKWYHSIKFKLLGVIIITQLFSSTVGNMVNMGIVKSKDILEGMGIYADFLGGRVGIFVSTLLGIIIMSWITIIVYDRLVLNRLNTLINASKEWAAGNLSTKVQVHGEDGISILGENLNQMAQNLYHTGITVNEMVEKLSDASEQLEIISKQTTDTIHQVSNSMNEIAEATEGQAQESENGAWQANELSQKINEISKLIYNLNKEFTETTTLNEKGVSSIQRLGQRSEETAQSEKKVNTVIMDMAQSINSIGMVIETIGSIAEQTNLLALNASIESARAGEAGKGFAVVAEEIRKLAEESAHAAEEIKDLIKAIESKSAHAVESIKNNHEIFKEQIDSVQETESIIHQVTQKVQLLFTDMKKIKTFNEEMVVQKEKMVMSMEKISQSSQQISAGTEEVSASAEETLSTMEQLLNYAEISRQSAEKLRNLSEKIVQK from the coding sequence GTGAGCGAAAAACTAAAATGGTACCATAGTATCAAATTCAAATTACTCGGAGTTATTATTATTACTCAATTGTTTAGTTCAACAGTAGGGAATATGGTCAATATGGGGATTGTCAAATCAAAAGATATTCTTGAAGGAATGGGTATATATGCAGATTTTCTAGGAGGAAGGGTAGGAATATTTGTATCTACTTTATTAGGAATTATTATTATGTCATGGATTACGATTATAGTTTATGATCGTTTGGTACTTAACAGATTGAATACTTTAATCAATGCAAGTAAAGAGTGGGCAGCAGGAAATTTATCTACAAAGGTTCAAGTACATGGAGAAGATGGAATTAGCATTTTAGGAGAAAATTTAAATCAAATGGCACAAAATCTATATCATACAGGGATAACTGTCAATGAAATGGTAGAAAAGCTTAGTGATGCTTCAGAGCAATTGGAGATTATTTCTAAGCAAACAACAGATACAATTCATCAAGTATCTAATTCTATGAATGAAATTGCTGAGGCTACAGAAGGACAAGCCCAAGAATCAGAAAATGGAGCATGGCAAGCCAATGAATTATCACAAAAAATTAATGAAATTTCTAAGCTCATTTACAATTTAAACAAAGAATTTACAGAAACAACTACATTAAATGAAAAAGGAGTTTCTTCTATTCAAAGATTAGGACAAAGATCTGAAGAGACAGCCCAGTCAGAGAAAAAAGTCAATACAGTCATTATGGATATGGCACAAAGTATTAATTCTATTGGAATGGTTATAGAAACCATTGGATCTATTGCAGAACAAACGAATCTGTTGGCTTTAAATGCTTCTATAGAGAGTGCTAGAGCAGGAGAGGCAGGAAAAGGATTTGCTGTAGTTGCAGAAGAAATTAGAAAATTGGCTGAAGAATCTGCCCATGCGGCAGAAGAAATTAAAGATTTGATCAAAGCTATTGAATCTAAATCTGCCCATGCTGTAGAATCTATTAAGAATAATCATGAGATTTTTAAAGAACAAATAGATTCAGTACAAGAAACAGAGAGTATTATTCATCAAGTAACACAAAAGGTACAATTGCTTTTCACAGATATGAAAAAGATCAAAACTTTTAATGAAGAGATGGTTGTACAAAAAGAAAAAATGGTTATGAGTATGGAAAAAATCTCCCAATCTTCTCAACAAATATCTGCTGGAACAGAAGAAGTATCTGCATCAGCAGAAGAAACATTAAGTACTATGGAGCAACTTTTAAATTATGCAGAAATCTCTAGGCAATCTGCAGAAAAATTAAGAAATCTTTCAGAAAAAATAGTACAAAAATAA
- a CDS encoding double-cubane-cluster-containing anaerobic reductase: MADYRELWGSLGMDLEKHDQLCAVLPEFYGDIYLSQENRAEGMNYYNMVVSEIHGLRIAELAEDRKKGKKVLGSFCVFVPDEVIFAADAIGVGLCGGSDFWVPDGEKVLPRNMCPLIKASVGAKTSGTCPYFQSVDMLVGETTCDGKKKAWEILKDYAPIHVMDLPQMKREKDKLHWIDEIKIFKEKVEKLTGNEITSEKLKESTKLINKKRRALQRLYNTRKNKNIPISGKDALLITQIAFYDDPNRFIQKTNELCDELELRIQKGEGVFKEDAPRILVAGTPMAVPNWKLHHLIETSGAAIVCEETCTGTRYFENLVNEEGDSVEDQMKNLADRYLNINCACFTPNEGRIDDIIRLYKEYKADGVIYYNLPFCHTYAMEYKMVKDALDQEGIPVMMIETDYSLQDAGQITTRLEAFFEMLENNREAAVTK, encoded by the coding sequence ATGGCTGATTATAGGGAATTATGGGGATCATTAGGGATGGATTTAGAAAAGCACGATCAACTTTGTGCAGTGCTGCCAGAATTTTATGGAGATATTTATTTATCTCAAGAAAATCGTGCTGAAGGAATGAATTATTATAATATGGTAGTTTCAGAAATTCATGGACTTCGTATTGCTGAGCTTGCGGAAGATAGAAAAAAAGGTAAAAAAGTATTAGGAAGTTTTTGTGTATTTGTACCTGATGAAGTAATTTTTGCAGCAGATGCCATTGGAGTAGGATTATGTGGAGGATCAGATTTTTGGGTACCAGATGGAGAAAAGGTTTTACCAAGAAATATGTGCCCACTGATTAAAGCCTCTGTAGGGGCAAAAACAAGTGGAACCTGTCCTTATTTTCAATCAGTGGACATGCTTGTAGGAGAGACTACTTGTGATGGAAAGAAAAAAGCTTGGGAAATATTAAAAGATTATGCTCCTATACATGTAATGGATCTTCCTCAAATGAAAAGGGAAAAAGATAAACTTCATTGGATAGATGAAATTAAAATATTTAAAGAAAAGGTAGAAAAATTAACAGGAAATGAAATAACCAGTGAAAAACTAAAAGAATCAACAAAACTTATCAACAAAAAAAGAAGAGCTCTTCAAAGATTATACAATACAAGAAAAAATAAAAATATTCCTATTAGTGGAAAAGATGCTTTATTGATTACTCAAATTGCTTTTTATGATGATCCTAATAGATTTATACAAAAAACAAATGAATTATGTGATGAGTTAGAATTACGTATTCAAAAAGGAGAAGGAGTATTTAAAGAAGATGCACCAAGGATATTAGTAGCTGGAACTCCTATGGCAGTTCCAAACTGGAAACTCCATCATTTAATAGAAACCAGTGGAGCAGCTATTGTCTGTGAAGAAACCTGTACAGGTACAAGATATTTTGAAAATCTAGTAAATGAAGAAGGAGATTCCGTAGAGGATCAAATGAAGAATTTAGCAGATCGATATTTAAATATCAATTGTGCATGTTTTACTCCAAACGAAGGAAGGATAGATGATATTATAAGACTTTACAAAGAGTATAAGGCAGATGGAGTAATTTATTATAATTTGCCATTTTGTCATACTTATGCTATGGAATATAAGATGGTAAAGGATGCTTTAGATCAAGAAGGTATTCCTGTAATGATGATAGAAACAGATTATAGTCTTCAAGATGCAGGACAAATTACAACAAGACTAGAAGCTTTCTTTGAAATGCTAGAAAATAATAGAGAAGCTGCAGTGACTAAATAA
- a CDS encoding DUF3343 domain-containing protein encodes MLNTYVLFPSHTDGLALEKILKVEKVNYTIVPTPRDLSKCCGISIMLDPKDKHRVQNLLTKYSDIKTEGIYTIERKKRNWFK; translated from the coding sequence ATGTTAAATACATATGTATTATTTCCTTCTCATACAGATGGTTTGGCTTTAGAGAAAATATTAAAGGTAGAAAAAGTAAATTACACTATTGTCCCTACTCCTAGAGATTTAAGTAAGTGCTGCGGAATATCTATTATGTTAGACCCTAAAGATAAACATAGAGTACAAAACCTCTTAACAAAGTACTCAGATATTAAAACAGAAGGAATATATACCATAGAGAGAAAAAAGAGAAATTGGTTTAAGTAA
- a CDS encoding acyl-CoA dehydratase activase: MFTVGIDTGSVATKGVLFNGKIVRAITIPTGWSPKRSSEEAFAMLLKKENINKDEVKKVIGTGYGRISMDFTDKNITEITCHAKGAHFLNPNIRTILDIGGQDSKAIHLDERGNVLDFLMNDKCAAGTGRFLQVMIHLLGEEIENLDRLAKNAKPQSITSMCTVFAESEVISLLANGASKESIAGGIIESIANRGVSLLSKINIENEVSFTGGVAKSHLVKHSIEEKIKRKIHTAEDTQIVGALGAAVLGWNMIE; this comes from the coding sequence TTGTTTACAGTAGGAATCGATACAGGATCAGTGGCTACAAAAGGAGTATTATTTAATGGAAAAATAGTAAGAGCTATCACTATTCCTACAGGGTGGAGTCCTAAAAGATCATCTGAGGAAGCTTTTGCCATGCTTCTTAAAAAAGAAAATATAAACAAAGATGAAGTAAAAAAAGTCATAGGAACAGGATATGGAAGAATTTCTATGGATTTTACAGATAAAAATATAACAGAAATTACTTGTCATGCAAAAGGTGCACACTTTTTAAATCCTAATATTCGGACGATTTTAGATATAGGAGGACAAGATAGTAAAGCCATTCATTTAGATGAAAGGGGAAATGTACTAGATTTTTTAATGAATGATAAATGTGCAGCAGGAACAGGTAGATTTCTTCAGGTCATGATCCATCTTTTAGGAGAAGAAATAGAAAACCTAGATAGACTGGCAAAAAATGCAAAACCTCAGTCTATTACGAGTATGTGTACTGTTTTTGCAGAATCAGAAGTAATTAGTTTATTGGCAAATGGAGCAAGTAAAGAATCTATTGCAGGAGGAATTATTGAATCCATTGCAAACAGAGGAGTTTCTCTTTTAAGTAAAATAAATATAGAGAATGAAGTTTCTTTTACAGGAGGAGTTGCAAAAAGCCATTTAGTAAAACATTCTATAGAAGAAAAGATCAAAAGAAAGATTCATACAGCAGAAGATACGCAGATTGTAGGAGCATTAGGGGCTGCAGTATTAGGATGGAATATGATTGAATAA
- a CDS encoding GntR family transcriptional regulator yields MNIKIKPRNPVESTRVYVYNILYDNIINLHLKPGYSISEKEIADVLNVSRTPVREAFIQLSQEDLIETYPQKGTYISLIDLELVEQSRFMREVLENSVVQLAAKEFSRELLFDLQSNLNMQNFCIQEENYQEMMKYDDEFHKMLFIGTKKERVWESIQRISSQFKRLRTLRFSATPISIWKTIYQEHCMIFKSIQEKNIDTVQQAMKDHLTKIVQYKVELQKKYPEYFK; encoded by the coding sequence ATGAATATAAAAATTAAACCTAGGAATCCGGTAGAATCCACAAGAGTATATGTATATAATATTTTATATGATAATATTATTAATCTTCACTTAAAGCCAGGATATAGTATTTCTGAAAAGGAGATAGCAGATGTATTAAATGTAAGTAGAACGCCTGTAAGAGAAGCTTTTATACAACTTTCTCAGGAAGATTTAATAGAAACCTATCCACAAAAGGGAACATATATATCTTTAATTGATCTTGAATTAGTAGAGCAATCGAGATTTATGAGAGAGGTATTAGAAAATTCTGTAGTTCAATTAGCTGCAAAGGAATTTTCACGAGAATTATTATTTGATTTACAGTCTAATTTGAATATGCAAAATTTTTGTATTCAAGAAGAAAATTATCAAGAAATGATGAAATATGATGATGAATTTCATAAAATGTTATTTATAGGTACAAAAAAAGAGAGAGTGTGGGAAAGTATACAAAGGATTAGTTCTCAATTTAAAAGATTAAGGACTTTAAGGTTCTCTGCTACGCCTATATCTATATGGAAAACGATTTATCAAGAGCACTGTATGATTTTTAAATCTATTCAAGAAAAAAATATAGATACGGTGCAACAAGCTATGAAAGATCATTTGACTAAAATAGTACAATATAAAGTAGAGTTACAAAAAAAATATCCAGAATATTTCAAGTGA
- a CDS encoding NAD(P)/FAD-dependent oxidoreductase, with protein MIRVNQIKLDIKEDFGVLQSKICKKLRIKKEDLIDYKIFRESIDARKGTITLVYTIDVEVKNEENILKKNKGIQKSPDLSYHSVQSGSNNLIHRPIIIGTGPAGIFAGLILAQRGYKPILLERGQDVDTRTKDIEKFWKEGTLNIYSNVQFGEGGAGTFSDGKLTTRIKDIRCRKVLDELVESGAPKEILYSYKPHIGTDVLKIVVKNIRKRIEDLGGEVRFNSCVTDFYIEDGKVTGLQINKEERLKGEEVILAIGHSARDTYEQLYEREVFMTQKPFSIGVRIEHPQGLINYSQYKQFAENERLGAADYRLTYQTKEKRAVYTFCMCPGGFVVGAASEEKMVVTNGMSEYKRDQENANSALLVQVNTEDFEDEHPLAGINFQRKWEKKAFELGGKNFYAPIQLVGDFLKDQPSTKLGEVKPSYLPGVTLTSLDGCLPKFVIEAMKEAIPQMDKKLNGFAKEDAILTGVETRSSAPVRIQRKTDEMESVNVEGLYPVGEGAGYAGGIISAAVDGIKAAERIIKKYHPINK; from the coding sequence ATGATTCGTGTTAATCAGATAAAATTGGATATAAAGGAAGATTTTGGAGTGTTACAGAGTAAAATCTGTAAAAAATTAAGGATAAAAAAAGAAGATCTTATAGATTATAAAATTTTTAGAGAATCTATAGATGCGAGGAAAGGAACAATTACACTTGTATACACTATAGATGTTGAAGTTAAAAATGAAGAGAATATTTTAAAAAAGAATAAGGGCATTCAAAAAAGTCCAGATCTATCCTATCATTCTGTACAATCAGGAAGTAACAATTTAATTCATAGACCTATTATTATAGGAACCGGACCTGCGGGCATATTTGCAGGCCTTATTTTAGCTCAAAGAGGCTATAAACCTATTTTACTTGAAAGAGGACAAGATGTAGATACAAGAACAAAAGATATAGAAAAGTTTTGGAAAGAGGGAACGCTAAATATATATTCAAATGTACAGTTTGGAGAAGGAGGAGCTGGAACTTTTTCAGATGGTAAGTTAACAACTAGAATAAAGGATATAAGATGTAGAAAAGTACTAGATGAGTTAGTAGAAAGTGGAGCACCAAAAGAAATATTATATTCTTATAAACCTCATATTGGTACAGATGTATTGAAAATAGTAGTTAAAAATATTAGAAAAAGAATAGAAGATTTAGGAGGAGAAGTTAGATTTAATAGTTGTGTGACAGATTTTTATATAGAGGACGGGAAGGTAACAGGTTTACAAATTAATAAAGAAGAACGCCTAAAAGGAGAAGAAGTCATATTAGCTATTGGACATAGTGCAAGAGATACTTATGAACAATTATATGAAAGAGAAGTTTTTATGACTCAGAAACCTTTTTCTATAGGAGTACGAATAGAACACCCTCAAGGACTTATTAATTATTCTCAATATAAACAGTTTGCAGAAAATGAAAGATTAGGAGCTGCTGATTATAGACTTACTTATCAAACAAAAGAAAAAAGAGCCGTATATACATTTTGTATGTGTCCAGGAGGATTTGTAGTAGGGGCAGCTTCAGAGGAGAAAATGGTAGTTACAAATGGAATGAGTGAATACAAAAGAGATCAAGAAAATGCCAATAGTGCTCTTTTGGTACAAGTAAATACAGAAGACTTTGAAGATGAACATCCACTAGCAGGAATTAATTTTCAAAGAAAGTGGGAGAAAAAAGCATTTGAATTGGGAGGAAAAAATTTTTATGCTCCTATTCAACTTGTAGGCGATTTTTTAAAGGATCAACCTTCCACAAAACTTGGAGAAGTAAAGCCTTCTTATCTTCCAGGAGTTACATTAACTAGTTTAGATGGGTGTCTTCCTAAATTTGTAATAGAAGCTATGAAAGAAGCAATTCCTCAAATGGATAAAAAATTAAATGGCTTTGCAAAAGAAGATGCTATATTAACAGGTGTAGAAACGAGAAGTTCAGCTCCAGTAAGGATACAAAGAAAAACTGATGAAATGGAAAGTGTAAATGTAGAGGGTTTGTATCCAGTAGGAGAAGGAGCCGGATACGCAGGAGGAATTATTTCTGCTGCAGTAGATGGAATAAAAGCAGCAGAAAGGATTATAAAAAAATATCATCCAATCAATAAATAG
- a CDS encoding tyrosine-type recombinase/integrase, with protein MESKYAQLKIDGMHYVREVKDKGGDRGGYLLIDNNNKPVKEVYKYIKYRKKYNGDSINGLKRKVHDLCHFYNFMLFENIDYKLINYECMYKFISEYLIQIDPYIRKNDCIENSMITSISILEEYKNDKVKVMSKTKTRGLASESIRRIADNVKLYLIYLADILKADINLDDIYIAYATTKKGNEESMLNHIANKIEKVYSAKGIIKAAEIPYKANNYITPVEEECIFEKEEEKAFFNELSRSNPMYQLFFYLLSITGLRVSEALALKIYKVDRIRGSFDFNSLVSDVELVNETKCIWKIHIKVDLNNPKDLQIKNNKSRTIEIVDKTKKFESMLKQALIYRDLQEKRKKKVKENPFLFINRNGDRMKYPRTNQKFNEILSKSGLGNRKGRGQLVIHSFRHTFASYWIRIHRIKGMDVELDLLSRSLGHASISVTMKIYVHFFKEDREELLEKMNSLDRN; from the coding sequence ATGGAGAGTAAATATGCACAACTAAAAATTGATGGAATGCATTATGTAAGAGAAGTAAAGGATAAAGGTGGTGATAGAGGAGGTTATTTATTGATAGATAACAATAATAAACCAGTCAAAGAGGTTTATAAGTATATAAAATATAGAAAAAAATATAATGGCGATAGTATTAATGGTTTAAAGAGAAAAGTGCATGACTTATGCCATTTTTATAATTTTATGTTATTTGAAAATATTGATTATAAATTAATAAATTATGAATGCATGTATAAATTTATATCTGAATATTTAATACAAATAGATCCATACATTCGAAAGAACGATTGTATTGAGAATAGTATGATTACTTCAATATCAATATTGGAAGAGTATAAAAATGATAAAGTGAAAGTTATGAGTAAAACAAAAACAAGAGGTTTGGCAAGTGAATCTATTCGTAGGATAGCTGACAACGTTAAGCTATATTTAATATACTTAGCAGATATATTGAAAGCAGATATAAACTTAGATGATATATATATTGCATATGCAACCACTAAAAAAGGAAATGAAGAAAGTATGTTAAATCATATAGCAAATAAAATTGAAAAGGTGTACTCGGCAAAGGGAATAATAAAAGCAGCTGAAATACCATATAAAGCTAATAATTATATAACCCCTGTAGAAGAAGAATGTATATTTGAAAAAGAAGAAGAAAAAGCATTTTTTAATGAATTGAGTAGATCTAATCCTATGTACCAATTATTTTTTTATTTACTCTCTATTACAGGGTTAAGAGTGTCAGAAGCACTAGCGTTAAAAATATATAAGGTAGATAGAATTAGAGGAAGTTTCGATTTTAATAGCCTTGTATCAGATGTTGAACTAGTTAACGAGACGAAATGTATTTGGAAGATACATATAAAGGTTGATCTTAATAATCCAAAAGATTTACAAATTAAAAATAATAAATCTAGGACAATAGAAATAGTAGATAAGACAAAAAAATTTGAAAGTATGCTTAAACAAGCACTTATATATAGAGATTTGCAAGAAAAAAGAAAGAAAAAAGTTAAAGAAAATCCATTTCTTTTTATAAATAGGAATGGAGATAGAATGAAATATCCGAGAACAAATCAAAAATTCAATGAAATTTTAAGTAAGTCAGGGTTAGGAAATAGAAAGGGTAGAGGACAATTAGTTATACATTCGTTCCGCCATACTTTTGCGAGCTATTGGATACGAATACATAGAATAAAAGGGATGGATGTGGAGTTAGACTTACTTAGTAGGAGTTTAGGACATGCAAGTATATCGGTTACTATGAAAATATATGTACATTTTTTTAAAGAAGATAGAGAAGAACTATTAGAAAAAATGAATAGTTTAGATAGGAATTGA